A portion of the Scylla paramamosain isolate STU-SP2022 chromosome 2, ASM3559412v1, whole genome shotgun sequence genome contains these proteins:
- the LOC135108459 gene encoding voltage-gated hydrogen channel 1-like isoform X1 produces the protein MENIKNELEEGCLEAGNSPEVHETLSLKSGSSDDESLRSRTSIKQYLQQYLRSTPCQVLLVGLVIVDTLLVITELMLDLALKDPESPLPFVFHALSLSVMSIFMVEIALKIYAYQLEFFTHKGDVFDAVVVIVCFCLDAVYLHSHDAHAGAGFMIVLRLWRVVHIQRAIVSQIKSSGDKKLVQEKEKRYQVEQEIERWRTSGYAQEAYIKHLQELLKENNISYTEYRSPPDSTRQLAVEVTSE, from the exons atggaaaatataaaaaatgaattAGAAGAAGGATGCCTAGAGGCTGGGAATTCACCTGAAGTTCATGAAACACTCAGCCTAAAATCTGGATCTTCAGATGATGAATCCTTAAGATCAAGAACTTCAATTAAACAATACCTACAGCAGTATTTGCGTTCCACTCCTTGTCAG GTATTACTGGTTGGCTTAGTGATTGTAGACACACTGCTGGTCATCACAGAGTTGATGTTGGATCTAGCATTGAAGGATCCAGAGTCACCTCTACCATTTGTCTTCCACGCATTGTCCTTGAGTGTGATGAGTATTTTCATGGTGGAAATTGCACTCAAGATTTATGCATATCAGTTGGAATTTTTTACTCACAAG GGAGATGTGTTTGATGCAGTTGTTGTAATCGTGTGTTTTTGTCTGGATGCTGTCTATCTTCACTCCCATGATGCTCATGCTGGTGCCGGTTTTATGATTGTGCTGCGACTTTGGAGAGTTGTTCACATTCAGCGTG CTATTGTATCACAGATAAAATCATCAGGAGACAAAAAATTGgtgcaagaaaaagagaagaggtatCAAGTAGAACAGGAAATTGAGAGATGGCGTACCAGTGGCTATGCTCAGGAGGCATATATAAAGCATCTTCAAGAGCtactgaaggaaaacaatatttCATATACAGAATACAGAAGCCCTCCTGACAGTacaag gcaGCTTGCTGTTGAGGTGACTTCAGAGTAA
- the LOC135108459 gene encoding voltage-gated hydrogen channel 1-like isoform X2: protein MENIKNELEEGCLEAGNSPEVHETLSLKSGSSDDESLRSRTSIKQYLQQYLRSTPCQVLLVGLVIVDTLLVITELMLDLALKDPESPLPFVFHALSLSVMSIFMVEIALKIYAYQLEFFTHKGDVFDAVVVIVCFCLDAVYLHSHDAHAGAGFMIVLRLWRVVHIQRAIVSQIKSSGDKKLVQEKEKRYQVEQEIERWRTSGYAQEAYIKHLQELLKENNISYTEYRSPPDSTSLLLR, encoded by the exons atggaaaatataaaaaatgaattAGAAGAAGGATGCCTAGAGGCTGGGAATTCACCTGAAGTTCATGAAACACTCAGCCTAAAATCTGGATCTTCAGATGATGAATCCTTAAGATCAAGAACTTCAATTAAACAATACCTACAGCAGTATTTGCGTTCCACTCCTTGTCAG GTATTACTGGTTGGCTTAGTGATTGTAGACACACTGCTGGTCATCACAGAGTTGATGTTGGATCTAGCATTGAAGGATCCAGAGTCACCTCTACCATTTGTCTTCCACGCATTGTCCTTGAGTGTGATGAGTATTTTCATGGTGGAAATTGCACTCAAGATTTATGCATATCAGTTGGAATTTTTTACTCACAAG GGAGATGTGTTTGATGCAGTTGTTGTAATCGTGTGTTTTTGTCTGGATGCTGTCTATCTTCACTCCCATGATGCTCATGCTGGTGCCGGTTTTATGATTGTGCTGCGACTTTGGAGAGTTGTTCACATTCAGCGTG CTATTGTATCACAGATAAAATCATCAGGAGACAAAAAATTGgtgcaagaaaaagagaagaggtatCAAGTAGAACAGGAAATTGAGAGATGGCGTACCAGTGGCTATGCTCAGGAGGCATATATAAAGCATCTTCAAGAGCtactgaaggaaaacaatatttCATATACAGAATACAGAAGCCCTCCTGACAGTacaag CTTGCTGTTGAGGTGA